In Saccharolobus solfataricus, a genomic segment contains:
- a CDS encoding arginine deiminase family protein encodes MIAEWGKLRAVGMHKPGLEVMLGLLDPSSFLYERQFNWSKARREHDNLRRVLKEEGVKIYRLRQTIVNKIRRDDRFREKVIEKVGVNNDDPEFLVELLILRPILGYEKRDKGTHLEVKLTDPLSNLYFMRDQQITTEKGIIMGRMATHQREKEVEVMKLFWEALNIKYKEIGRGKFEGGDFFPMGDFNLVGVGVRTDLEGVSELFNILNGGEIGIIHWNREEFIHLDTFFNVGSSSSVVSVRSFMEESRVAVYYDRKIIRETTLYDYVVKEKGFNLIEVSVDEAKKYVTNFLTIDDGKIVSPKISANRKLEKEYDVIEVEVSNLTGGAGGIHCMTAVIRRD; translated from the coding sequence ATGATTGCTGAGTGGGGAAAGCTTAGAGCTGTAGGAATGCATAAGCCTGGCTTAGAGGTAATGCTGGGTCTTTTAGATCCCTCATCTTTCCTTTATGAAAGGCAATTCAATTGGAGTAAAGCTAGGAGAGAACATGATAATCTTAGAAGAGTGTTAAAAGAGGAAGGAGTTAAAATATATAGGCTAAGACAAACAATTGTGAACAAGATTAGAAGAGACGATAGATTTAGGGAGAAGGTGATAGAAAAAGTTGGAGTTAATAATGATGATCCCGAATTCCTTGTCGAGTTGTTGATCTTAAGACCTATTCTTGGTTACGAGAAGAGGGATAAAGGTACACACTTAGAGGTTAAACTGACTGACCCTCTTTCCAATCTCTATTTCATGAGGGATCAACAGATTACTACGGAAAAAGGAATAATAATGGGAAGGATGGCTACACATCAGAGAGAAAAAGAAGTTGAAGTTATGAAGTTGTTTTGGGAAGCGTTAAATATAAAATATAAGGAAATAGGTAGAGGTAAATTTGAAGGTGGAGATTTCTTTCCAATGGGTGATTTCAATCTGGTAGGTGTTGGAGTTAGAACTGATTTAGAGGGTGTAAGTGAGTTATTTAATATTTTGAATGGAGGAGAGATAGGTATAATTCATTGGAATAGGGAAGAGTTCATTCATTTGGATACTTTCTTCAATGTTGGATCTTCTAGTTCAGTAGTTAGTGTTAGGAGTTTCATGGAAGAGAGTAGGGTTGCTGTCTATTACGATAGGAAGATCATAAGGGAGACTACGTTATACGATTACGTGGTTAAAGAAAAGGGATTTAATTTAATTGAAGTGAGTGTGGATGAGGCAAAAAAGTATGTAACTAATTTTTTGACCATAGACGACGGTAAGATTGTCTCTCCTAAAATTTCCGCAAATAGGAAGCTTGAAAAAGAGTATGATGTAATAGAGGTTGAAGTTTCAAATTTGACTGGTGGTGCCGGTGGGATTCATTGTATGACAGCTGTGATAAGGAGGGATTGA
- a CDS encoding TldD/PmbA family protein, protein MTDLQSLYDKFRYPYVEVRRHIVSTFGMSFLNGRLMGSFRFTDDGYSVRYYKDGVLYFASSNNPNDLLSSNKEYKIEGWESGLDNTEPKEGSYEVKEGKPFDLMSVDEKISFFKNLYEAVKDFRSVKSVSFFYDESIEEKEIIVNGSRIVGRVPRLYVGMNLVLNENNRTATAFYELGGSGGLEVLERMNLNEVVVDKVRSVTEVLAKGKSFGERTTDVVLSNMLTGIMAHESVGHPFEADRVLGREFAQAGLSYLAELKDNRIGSDVVTVIDDPTIPNSGGYYTTDDEGVEARPKYLIKDGKVNEYLQNRFSSSKFNVKSNGSARAANFDREPLIRMSNTFFKPGNMTFDELLEDVKEGVYIKSYMEWNIDDMRLGQRYVGLEAYEIKNGKIGDPVLFPVFQGKTTELLKAVDAVDNTLVFYPGTCGKGDPDQGIPVWLGGPNMRLRNVRIKVMGNE, encoded by the coding sequence ATGACTGATCTGCAATCTCTTTACGATAAGTTCAGATACCCTTACGTGGAGGTTAGGAGACATATCGTATCGACGTTTGGGATGTCTTTTCTTAATGGCAGATTAATGGGATCGTTTAGGTTTACAGATGATGGCTATTCAGTTAGGTATTACAAGGATGGCGTGTTATATTTTGCTTCATCAAATAATCCCAATGATCTACTGAGCAGCAACAAGGAGTATAAGATAGAGGGGTGGGAGAGCGGTTTAGATAATACTGAACCTAAGGAGGGTAGTTATGAGGTTAAAGAGGGTAAACCTTTTGATCTCATGTCAGTTGACGAGAAGATAAGCTTCTTCAAGAACCTATACGAGGCTGTAAAGGACTTCCGTTCAGTCAAAAGCGTTTCATTTTTCTATGACGAAAGTATTGAGGAGAAGGAGATTATTGTCAATGGTTCACGTATAGTTGGAAGGGTTCCTAGGCTTTACGTAGGAATGAACTTAGTCCTTAACGAGAACAATAGGACGGCTACTGCGTTTTACGAACTTGGAGGAAGTGGTGGGCTGGAAGTATTAGAGAGGATGAATTTGAATGAGGTCGTAGTGGACAAGGTTAGATCTGTTACTGAGGTCTTGGCTAAGGGTAAGAGCTTTGGTGAGCGGACTACTGATGTAGTTTTGAGTAATATGTTAACAGGTATAATGGCTCATGAATCTGTTGGGCATCCATTTGAGGCCGATAGAGTTTTGGGTAGGGAATTCGCCCAGGCTGGTTTGAGTTATCTAGCCGAATTGAAGGATAATAGGATAGGTAGCGATGTCGTTACTGTTATAGATGATCCTACAATACCGAACAGTGGCGGTTATTACACAACAGACGATGAGGGTGTTGAAGCTAGACCTAAATACTTAATTAAGGATGGTAAGGTTAACGAATATTTACAAAATAGGTTTAGTAGTAGTAAATTTAACGTTAAGAGTAATGGCTCGGCCAGGGCTGCGAATTTCGATAGGGAACCTTTAATTAGGATGTCTAATACTTTCTTTAAACCTGGTAACATGACCTTTGATGAGCTTTTGGAAGACGTCAAGGAAGGCGTTTATATAAAGAGTTACATGGAGTGGAATATTGATGATATGAGACTAGGTCAACGATATGTTGGGTTGGAAGCTTATGAGATTAAGAACGGAAAGATTGGTGATCCAGTGCTATTCCCGGTTTTTCAAGGGAAGACTACTGAATTGTTAAAGGCAGTTGATGCAGTTGACAATACTTTAGTATTTTATCCGGGTACTTGTGGCAAGGGTGATCCGGATCAAGGTATACCCGTTTGGCTAGGTGGGCCTAATATGAGATTGAGAAATGTTAGGATTAAGGTGATGGGAAATGAATGA
- a CDS encoding TldD/PmbA family protein, producing the protein MNEEMVKYVQEVKGEEVGLLRVKTRRIIIKLVESKVATIQRMTNSYYFLALKKDSQGFLGRINNLNEKPKLTPVDFFPIMSKNEREYKMVKNNTNILSLFDDLSPLLSLIQSEYPLYGIISIDDVERSLVTSKGFNGTESNLSISGYFRAKNKEHSGQWAFSSTSFSSSQVKDSIKKANELASITGKYEITEGKYDVILSPLVMGNLMESVARMASGYAIMSGMSMLKPGEKAGSDKFTLLDTPKEDRPNSWGFDDEGTFTYNKAIIENGVFTTPLLNNELSNVFKLPSTGNAGWIYPTAWNLEVKEGDTSFESLLSGNVVFINNVWYTRFQNYAEGDFSTVARDATVVYRNGNPVGVIGRVRIADNLKRILKNIVELSRERYSVRWWDAPMQGVYPYALVKDVRLSIA; encoded by the coding sequence ATGAATGAGGAAATGGTAAAATACGTGCAAGAAGTAAAGGGAGAAGAAGTAGGACTATTGAGAGTGAAGACAAGGAGGATAATCATTAAGCTAGTTGAGAGTAAGGTAGCTACAATACAGAGAATGACTAACAGCTACTATTTCCTAGCGTTAAAGAAGGATAGCCAGGGGTTCTTGGGTAGGATAAACAATTTAAATGAAAAACCTAAACTAACTCCAGTAGACTTCTTCCCTATTATGAGTAAAAATGAGCGGGAATACAAAATGGTTAAGAATAACACTAACATTTTATCACTATTTGACGATTTATCACCTCTTTTATCTCTCATACAGTCGGAATATCCCCTTTACGGTATTATATCAATAGATGATGTGGAAAGATCCTTGGTTACATCTAAGGGATTCAACGGAACGGAAAGCAATCTGAGCATAAGCGGTTACTTTAGGGCTAAGAATAAAGAACATAGCGGACAGTGGGCTTTCTCGTCAACTAGCTTCTCCTCCTCTCAAGTTAAGGATAGTATAAAGAAGGCTAATGAGTTGGCATCGATTACTGGCAAATACGAGATTACCGAAGGTAAATATGATGTAATCCTCTCTCCTTTAGTAATGGGTAATTTAATGGAGAGTGTTGCGAGGATGGCTTCTGGATATGCGATAATGTCTGGTATGTCTATGTTAAAGCCTGGGGAAAAGGCAGGATCAGATAAGTTTACCTTACTAGATACTCCTAAGGAGGATAGGCCTAACTCATGGGGATTCGACGATGAAGGCACGTTTACCTACAATAAGGCTATAATAGAGAATGGTGTATTTACAACTCCTTTATTAAATAATGAACTATCCAATGTCTTCAAATTGCCTAGTACTGGAAATGCGGGATGGATATATCCAACGGCTTGGAATTTAGAGGTTAAGGAGGGAGACACTAGTTTTGAATCATTGCTGTCCGGTAATGTCGTTTTTATAAATAATGTGTGGTATACCAGATTCCAAAATTACGCTGAGGGCGATTTCTCAACAGTTGCTAGAGATGCCACTGTAGTCTATAGAAACGGCAATCCCGTTGGAGTTATTGGTAGGGTAAGGATAGCTGATAACTTAAAGAGGATTTTAAAGAATATAGTAGAATTATCTAGAGAGAGGTACTCCGTAAGATGGTGGGATGCCCCAATGCAAGGGGTTTATCCATACGCTTTAGTCAAGGATGTTAGGCTAAGTATAGCGTGA
- a CDS encoding acyl-CoA dehydrogenase family protein has translation MNEEEYRLKLREWIRNSAPESLKGRKILFETVEFDDYNELRSWQRKLADAGYLGITWPKEYGGQGLDPIYEVIAYEEFIRAGLPYGRSLGSIGLMVVAPAILKHGNEDQKRRYLPRILRAEDIWCQGFSEPQAGSDLASVTTRAEDKGDYFLVNGQKIWSSYAHIADYMILLARTGEDKYKGLTMFILNMKQEGIRVSPINQLTGKSDFNTVYFNNVKVPKNNVIGNVGDGWKVAMTVLNHERFMLGVTMLFTSKIALESLKGVKEKEELEDEVEGLEAFYRRILIKLRKGEDIDVEGSMLKLLASELLQRIYEIAVMNYDLETIMKEKWYLGMLASRGRTIAGGTSEILRNVVGERALKLPK, from the coding sequence GTGAATGAGGAGGAGTATAGGTTAAAGTTAAGGGAATGGATAAGAAATAGCGCTCCGGAGTCATTAAAGGGAAGAAAAATCCTATTTGAGACGGTAGAATTTGATGATTATAATGAGTTAAGGTCTTGGCAAAGGAAATTGGCTGATGCCGGATATTTGGGAATAACTTGGCCTAAGGAGTACGGTGGGCAAGGTTTAGATCCAATTTACGAAGTAATCGCTTATGAGGAGTTCATAAGGGCAGGATTGCCATATGGTAGAAGTTTAGGGTCAATTGGTTTAATGGTAGTAGCTCCTGCCATTTTAAAGCATGGAAATGAAGATCAGAAGAGGAGATATCTACCTAGAATACTAAGGGCCGAGGATATATGGTGTCAAGGTTTTTCTGAACCACAAGCTGGCTCAGATTTGGCTTCTGTGACCACTAGGGCCGAGGATAAGGGTGATTACTTTTTAGTTAATGGACAAAAAATCTGGAGTAGTTATGCCCATATTGCTGATTATATGATACTCTTAGCAAGAACTGGTGAGGATAAGTATAAGGGCTTAACGATGTTCATTCTTAACATGAAGCAGGAGGGAATTAGAGTATCCCCCATAAATCAATTAACGGGAAAGAGTGACTTTAACACGGTGTATTTCAACAACGTAAAAGTTCCTAAAAATAACGTTATAGGTAACGTTGGTGATGGTTGGAAAGTCGCCATGACAGTTTTAAATCATGAGAGGTTCATGTTGGGAGTTACAATGTTATTTACGTCAAAGATAGCCTTGGAGAGTTTGAAGGGGGTAAAGGAGAAAGAGGAGTTGGAAGATGAAGTTGAAGGTCTAGAGGCGTTTTATAGAAGGATTTTAATAAAGTTGAGGAAAGGAGAGGATATAGACGTGGAGGGATCGATGTTGAAGCTTTTGGCATCAGAGTTGCTCCAGAGGATATATGAGATCGCAGTGATGAATTACGATTTGGAAACCATAATGAAAGAGAAGTGGTATTTAGGTATGTTAGCTTCTAGGGGTAGAACAATAGCTGGGGGTACTTCAGAGATTCTTAGAAACGTGGTAGGTGAGAGAGCTCTTAAACTTCCGAAATAA
- a CDS encoding MaoC family dehydratase: MFFDDFQVGQKWESKGRTITDADVVIFTGITGALNPLFLDEEYGKKTRFKGRIIPGLLTASIAIGLTYQLPVDPFGEGFVALTKLEMDAKKPVKIGDTLRAIVEVTDKKEREKDGRVYLTIRTLNQLGEEVMTLKMEILCNKRS; the protein is encoded by the coding sequence ATGTTCTTCGATGATTTTCAAGTCGGTCAAAAGTGGGAGAGCAAGGGAAGGACTATAACTGATGCAGATGTTGTAATTTTCACTGGAATAACTGGTGCGCTTAATCCACTATTCTTAGATGAGGAGTATGGTAAAAAGACTAGATTTAAAGGTAGAATAATACCAGGTTTGTTAACAGCCTCAATTGCAATCGGCTTAACTTATCAATTACCCGTAGATCCTTTTGGCGAGGGTTTCGTAGCTCTAACTAAATTAGAGATGGATGCCAAGAAACCAGTGAAAATAGGGGACACGTTAAGGGCGATAGTTGAGGTTACTGACAAGAAGGAGAGGGAGAAGGATGGCAGAGTATATTTGACAATTAGGACCCTGAATCAATTGGGAGAGGAAGTAATGACGTTAAAAATGGAAATATTGTGCAATAAGAGAAGTTAA